A window of Candidatus Aegiribacteria sp. contains these coding sequences:
- a CDS encoding hydrogenase iron-sulfur subunit, which yields MMDDFEPRIIGFLCNWCSYAGADLAGTSRLEMPPNLVPIKVMCSSRVDPEMVTDAFLRGADGVLIAGCHPGDCHYDKGNYYARRRFAVLKKVVESLGLEADRLRLSWISASEGPRFRQVVEEFTEKIREIGPNPTGKETLL from the coding sequence ATCATGGATGATTTTGAACCCAGAATAATCGGATTTCTCTGTAACTGGTGCTCCTATGCGGGAGCAGATCTTGCCGGAACAAGCAGACTTGAAATGCCTCCGAATCTCGTTCCAATTAAAGTAATGTGTTCCAGCAGAGTCGACCCCGAAATGGTTACTGATGCTTTCCTCCGAGGAGCGGATGGAGTACTCATAGCTGGTTGTCATCCTGGCGACTGTCACTACGACAAGGGCAACTACTATGCTCGAAGAAGGTTTGCAGTTCTGAAGAAGGTCGTTGAGAGTCTGGGTCTGGAAGCAGACAGACTTCGACTCTCATGGATATCTGCTTCAGAGGGACCCCGATTCCGTCAGGTAGTGGAAGAATTCACTGAGAAGATAAGAGAAATCGGACCCAATCCTACCGGGAAGGAAACACTCCTTTAG
- a CDS encoding metalloregulator ArsR/SmtB family transcription factor, whose protein sequence is MSDLDRFESKAEILKAMAHPVRLLILEELIRNPRCVSAIHELLEVRQPNISQHLTILRNAGIVGSQKDGAYRCYFLVTPGLIKAIFTALNMNWPETNIDDVRKKFKLALEKRLQQDQSS, encoded by the coding sequence ATGTCTGACCTGGACCGGTTCGAATCAAAAGCCGAGATACTTAAAGCAATGGCTCATCCTGTCCGTTTGCTGATTCTTGAAGAACTTATCAGGAATCCACGGTGCGTTTCTGCTATTCATGAATTACTCGAAGTGCGCCAGCCGAATATTTCCCAGCACCTTACAATACTCCGCAATGCTGGTATTGTAGGATCTCAAAAGGATGGAGCGTACAGATGCTACTTCCTTGTAACTCCAGGACTCATAAAAGCAATATTCACTGCTCTTAATATGAACTGGCCTGAAACAAACATTGATGACGTAAGAAAAAAGTTCAAACTGGCGCTGGAGAAACGACTCCAGCAGGATCAATCCTCCTGA
- a CDS encoding sulfurtransferase TusA family protein — MATQTLDALGLKCPQPILKIAIIAKTIEPGDMLEVQADCPSFPDDLKAWCDRTGKILLFCADDGTGKHKAQIQF, encoded by the coding sequence ATGGCAACTCAAACACTCGACGCTCTCGGTCTCAAATGTCCTCAGCCCATATTGAAGATAGCCATCATAGCGAAAACGATCGAACCGGGCGATATGCTCGAAGTACAGGCAGACTGTCCTTCCTTCCCTGACGATCTTAAAGCCTGGTGCGACAGAACCGGCAAAATACTGCTTTTCTGCGCTGACGATGGCACCGGAAAACATAAAGCACAGATCCAATTCTGA
- a CDS encoding DsrE/DsrF/DrsH-like family protein — MGKVAMICNGSENCNLYPAFIMASAAAAAGDDVVIFFTPGGVPALKPGYLESITAKGMPDMKDLLEGVTALGGKLLLCELGLEVHDVTAEDLRDDLEIGGATSFMADIKDAKTTFSF, encoded by the coding sequence ATGGGAAAAGTCGCGATGATCTGCAACGGCAGCGAAAACTGCAATCTGTACCCCGCTTTTATCATGGCTTCTGCCGCTGCTGCCGCAGGTGATGATGTAGTAATCTTCTTCACACCGGGTGGTGTTCCGGCACTCAAGCCCGGCTATCTCGAAAGCATTACCGCTAAGGGAATGCCTGACATGAAAGACCTTCTCGAGGGAGTTACGGCTCTGGGTGGCAAACTCTTGCTTTGCGAACTCGGTCTTGAAGTACACGACGTTACCGCGGAAGACCTCAGAGATGATCTGGAAATTGGCGGAGCAACTAGTTTCATGGCAGATATCAAAGACGCAAAAACAACATTCTCGTTCTAA